GCGTCACCGACGTTCACACCCGCAAGCAGAACCTGGCCGTCAGGAGCTTTCACCAGCCCGCGGACTTCGTTAGGTATTTCAAGTCCCACTACGGCCCCATCATCTCCGTCTACAAATTCCTGGGCGAGGACCGGGACAAGGTCCAGGCGCTGGATAAGGCCCTCACCGATCTTGCTGATTCCTTTGGTGATGCGCACGGCGACAGCCCGTTCCAGATGGAATGGGAGTACCTGCTCTTCACGGCGAAGAAGGCCTGAGCCATGGCGGGAAACCACGTGGCTACATCCGTTGCCACCATCAACGCCCGGCCGGAGCGCGTGTGGGAAGTGCTGACCGATCCCGCCGCAGTGAAGGAGTTCATGTTCGGGACCACTCTGGAGACGGACTGGACGGTGGGAAGCCCCATCACCTGGCAGGGCGTGTGGGAGGGAAAGACGTACCAGGATAAAGGCCGGATCCTGGCCGTGGAGCCGGGGCGGAAGCTCGTCCACACCCATTTCAGTGCCCTGTCCGGCCAGGAGGACAAACCAGAGAACTACCACACGCTCGAATGGACACTCGAGGACCAGGGCGGCGCCACCCGGCTGACGCTGGCCCAGGACAATAACCCCACGGAGGAAGCCGCCGCGCACTCGAAGGGTATGTGGGACAAGCTCGTGGCGGATGTGAAGGCACTCGCCGAGCGCGGCTGACTGATGCCCGCCCGTGCGGGCGGACGGTTAAAACCAGGCGGCCGCCGTCGGGCGTATCCCTTGGGAGGGAAAGCCCGACGGCGGCCGCCGGCGTTGTGCTGCCTGAGGCAGCGAAGGTGCTACTCGGCGTCGTGGTCCGTTTCGAGGATCTGCACCAGGCGCTCCAGCGCATCGTCTGCGCCGGCACCTTCGGCGCGGAGGACCACCACGTCGCCGTGTGAGGCGCCCAGGCTCATGAGGGACAGGATGCTGGCTGCATCCATGGCCTCGTCTGCCGGCTCGCCTTCACGGGCGATGGTGATGTCCAGGTC
This region of Arthrobacter sp. DNA4 genomic DNA includes:
- a CDS encoding SRPBCC domain-containing protein produces the protein MATSVATINARPERVWEVLTDPAAVKEFMFGTTLETDWTVGSPITWQGVWEGKTYQDKGRILAVEPGRKLVHTHFSALSGQEDKPENYHTLEWTLEDQGGATRLTLAQDNNPTEEAAAHSKGMWDKLVADVKALAERG
- a CDS encoding HPr family phosphocarrier protein — its product is MPERTATVASRVGLHARPAAIFAEAAGEFDLDITIAREGEPADEAMDAASILSLMSLGASHGDVVVLRAEGAGADDALERLVQILETDHDAE